The sequence ACAGTGGTTGATAAATTCCAGCAGAGCTGAAATCCGTGGACTGCATCTAGTATATCCTCTCCTTGGGTGTGGTCGGGGCTGTGGCATAGGATGGAATGCTCCCACCGACCTTGGAAACTGCCCAGCCAGGAGGCCAAAGCACATATTCGAGGGCTGCATTCCCACAGATTGCCAGAGAGGCCAACGGTTGTGAGGGATCTCAGGGAGTTTAAGATCTTGGAATCAAGGCTGTTTAACTTGTTGTTATCCATGAGGAGTATTTTAAGATTAGGCATCGTTTCAAACACTGTCAGGTCgatggcttttatttcatttccagtCAGGTCTAGCTTTTCTAAAGTGCCCCAGGTCCACTCCATCCCACATGTCAAGTTGCTAATTTTGTTCCATTGTAAGAAGAGTGTGTGCAGACTGCTAAGCCGTAGGAAATGAGCAAAATTAATCTTCGTCAGCTGGTTGTGCTCTAGGTGAAGCTCCCTCAGTTTGATTAATCCTGCAAATCCATTGCGAGCCAAACTTCGCAAACGGTTTGTGCTCAAATCCAGAAACTCCAGACTACGACAGTCCCAGAACAGGCGTACTGGGATAGTCCGCAGGGAGTTGGACCGTAAATGCAAGGTCTGTAGCTTCCGGAGGCCATAGAAGAGCTCTGGGTGCAGAGATGACAGCTGATTAAAAGACAGGTCCAAATTTTGCAGGTTAATCAGTTGGGTAAAAGTTGtgtttggtaaataaaatattttgttggaaCTTAAGATTAATTCCTTAAGTTTATATAGTCCTTGAAAAGCATCTTCTTTTACTGTTGATATTTGATTATGGTCTAAGTGGAGCCAGGTAAGTTGACTGAAGCTGGCAAATTGATCCCTTTCAAGCTCTGTGATGTGATTGTGCCTCAGGGACAGGCCCAGAGAGCCCTTGTCTGTGGTGTTTGGCACCGAGTGGAAGCCCTGAGAGTCGCAGTAGAAGAGCAGCTTCTCACAGCGGCATTTGGGTGGACATGCCATACCCAGGGCAGGCAGCATTTTTAAAACCATACTCATTGCATATATTGCTGCCAGCATAGGGGCCCCTAATGGCCACTTGAAATGTAAGCCTGCAGAATATAATTTAAGGAAGACAAGAAGATAGGATATTTTTCAGCAGAGCGTATGGgctattaaaacaacaacaacatatcATTATGGCAAAAGATTTAACTACatataacttatttttcatttgctgcAGAAACACTAACCTTGTTAGTATGACTAGAACAAAACTTAAACCattaagaaagaagataaaacacaTCCTGTCATCAGCAATATATGTTTTTACCTAAACCTCAAAATCCAAAAATGTGACAGTGATCTCCCTCATAAAATGTGAATTCAGtggcttattattttaaaagcgTTGATTCCTTGCTGACTGTACAAGACACATAAATACATggacttacccattcttctgagCACATTGGAGCCTGCATTCAGTCTCGGTTGTCAGACTCAACGCAGTGAGTCTGTAAAAGGCTCTAACATGCGGGAGCCTTTGACCAGTTTCCTGTTTTCTGTGTCCCAGGCTTTCCGAGTAAAATTGAATCCACCAGGGTGAGTTGTTTTTTCCTTAGGATATTCCTCTCGAAAGCATTGGTTTCATTTTCTGTGACCACTCTGATCCCCTAAATCAGTTTTGAATATGTTATTAATTTCGTCCTCCTCTAACTGCTCAGCTGGTTAATCAAAGCTTCAGCCTCTCCTTTCTGCAGCCGTTAGTTCTCTCGGTCTTAACTTGTTGATGGCAGATGGGCGGCTTGTTGCAGAGAAGAGCTCCTGGAGCAGCATGAGTGCGTTTACTGAAAAGCTTTTCCGAGAAACGGCACAAGAATGGATTTGCTTATGTGCTGCGACCACACAGAACTGTATATAGGCTGACGTCACCGGGTGACGTGTcttttgtttgggttttccaGAGCTTTACTGTTATAAAGCAGTGTGCTTTGTAACAGTATCGGGGTCGTTGTTAAGACCCCTGATTATAATGAAGCGAGAAAGAAGAACTCCTGACTTAAAAACATGGTATTCCTTCAGTGTAGGAAGCAGCAGTGAGGTTGTAATAAAGGCTGCATTCAAGAAGACCCGTCTGAACAGTGAGTTGGGTTAGCAGAGTGATGATTTTTTAATGCTTGGGAGAGCCAGTGTTAGACTGCCGATTCTGCATAGAGAGATCTAAATGGGCAGGAGCCTGCACGATTTATGAAGTGCTGATTTAACTGCAGCCTCTGCAAGTGCCTGCTGCTCTGGTAGTTTGGAAAGCTACTCAATCACCTTGCTGTCATGCTTGGTTAACATAGAAGTATGACTATGATTTGCTTCAAATGTGTTGGTAAACTAGCTAAGTGGGCTTTGCTTCTTTGTCATTAAGAGTTTAACATCATAAACCAAGaataaagggcaaaaaaaaaaaggttggaaaACAAAGCATTTGGTTATTTTGCTCTTTGAGAATTTCAGGAGAAAGCTAATTAAAAAGattctccttctctgtcttattttatataatagtgtTTTATCACAGTGCTAATTGAAAAATAATGCTGATTTGATCTTTGGATGTCTTAGTGGGAGAAAAGGGTAGGTTGATACAGTCATTTAATATTGCATGCCCTAAGTGTTAACCGTGGAACAGAAATGATTTAGGACAAGTGGTATAGCATGGCTGGATTCTGACATGATCCCTTGTATTTACCTCAGAATTTCACCTACTTCTTCGGCTAAAAGCCTCGAACTGCTCTGGGATTGGGGTATTGTGACCCTCAAACAATAGAGCATTTGCACACTCAGTAGTGCCTACTGGCACACTTAAGAACTGACTTTGAGTCTTATACTAACTGTTGTTGAAATCTCTCTAGGGAATACAAAAGGTCACTCATACTCTGGAATAGGATTTTTGCTTTGGCTGTTTTTACTTGACCTAACACCATCTTCTCCCTGTCGAATAGTATCACTTTTCAGAATTTGGTTATGACTGTACAGCTCCATGTTTACTATTGTATAAATGTAAAAGATATTTCTACTGTGAGTCA comes from Tursiops truncatus isolate mTurTru1 chromosome 3, mTurTru1.mat.Y, whole genome shotgun sequence and encodes:
- the LRRTM2 gene encoding leucine-rich repeat transmembrane neuronal protein 2, whose translation is MLAAIYAMSMVLKMLPALGMACPPKCRCEKLLFYCDSQGFHSVPNTTDKGSLGLSLRHNHITELERDQFASFSQLTWLHLDHNQISTVKEDAFQGLYKLKELILSSNKIFYLPNTTFTQLINLQNLDLSFNQLSSLHPELFYGLRKLQTLHLRSNSLRTIPVRLFWDCRSLEFLDLSTNRLRSLARNGFAGLIKLRELHLEHNQLTKINFAHFLRLSSLHTLFLQWNKISNLTCGMEWTWGTLEKLDLTGNEIKAIDLTVFETMPNLKILLMDNNKLNSLDSKILNSLRSLTTVGLSGNLWECSPRICALASWLGSFQGRWEHSILCHSPDHTQGEDILDAVHGFQLCWNLSTTVTAMATTYKDPTTEYTKRISSSSYHVGDKEIPTTAGIAVTTEEHFPEPDNAIFTQRVITGTMALLFSFFFIIFIVFISRKCCPPTLRRIRQCSMIQNHRQLRSQTRLHMSNMSDQGPYNEYEPTHEGPFIIINGYGQCKCQQLPYKECEV